The sequence below is a genomic window from Salinispira pacifica.
ACCCGAGGAAGCAAAGTACGGTCTTACCAGAGATCAGCTGTTCGAAGCCTATGAACAGGCGAGGTCCCTTGGGGCAAAGCGGTTTGGTCTTCATACCATGGTTGCAAGTAATGAACTGGATCCGGATTACTTCATTGAAACTGCCCGTATGCTCTTTGAACTGGTTGTCGAGTTGCGGGAAAAACTGGATATACAGATCGAGTTTGTGAACCTGGGCGGCGGCATCGGCATACCCTACAATCCCGGCGAAAACCCTGTGGATCTGGAGAAGGTATCCCGGGGCGTAAAGAAGCACTACGACGAAATTATCGTTCCGGGAAACGCACATCCTCTGAACATAGTCACCGAAAACGGTAGGGTGGTTACCGGACCCTACGGGTATCTTGTTACCCGGGTGATCCATGAAAAACACACCTACAAGGATTATGTGGGAACCGATGCGAGCATGGCCAATCTCATGCGGCCGGGAATGTACGGGGCACATCATGAAATTACTGTGCCGGGCAAAAACGGTGCTGCTGAAAAAACCTATGATGTTACCGGATCTCTCTGTGAAAATAACGATAAATTTGCCATAGACCGAAGACTGCCGGAAATAGAGGTGGGGGACCTCCTGGTAATCCATGATGGCGGAGCTCACGGACATTCCATGGGATTCAATTACAACGGAAAACTGCGATGCGCTGAAATTCTTCTCAAGGCCGACGGCAGCACCAGACAGATCAGAAGGGCTGAGAATTATGATGACCTGTTTGCAACTCTGGACTTCTCCGGGTTAGAATCATAGGCAAAACAGCCGTATTTCATAGGAAACAGGAACATGCGCATAGAAATCTCGTACCGACCGGAGTTCGATGACGGGAAGGTCCGGAAGATCCTCAGAGGTCTGGAGACGGAACTTTCAGAGCAAATTGCAGATTTACGGATAGTGGATGTATATCTGCTGGAAGAACGCCTGAAAAATCAGGCCGGGGAAATTACCCGTCTGTTTCTTGATCCTGTTTCCCAGCAGGCTGAAGTCCGGCTGACCCAGGAAGATCCAGGGCTGATTGACGGCGATTGGGGACGCAAGGCTGCACCCTCCTGGGATCTTATGGTTGAGATCAGTTATAAGCCGGGAGTTACCGATCCGGTCGCCGTTACGGCCTGGGAGGCTCTGGAGCTGGAACTGGACGGTGAACGACCCGGGGTTTCCCGGGATAATACAGATGATGCCCCGCTGAGGGTACAGACTGCCCGGCAGTTGGTGTTCACCTTTTCCAAGGAACTGGACGAAGAGACCAAACGTCGTATCGGGGAAACCCTGCTCCCCGGTCTGTCCAACCCTCTCATTCAGAAACAGCTTTCCATGTATTCAGATGAGTATTCCCGTGGAACGCGCTTTCCCCTTCTGTATCCCTTTGTAGCTGATACGGAAGTGCCGGCGGTACAGTATTTTCCCATTGCCCGTATGAATGATGAGCAGCTGGTGGCCCTGAGCAGGGAACGGCTTCTTGCCCTCAGTC
It includes:
- the lysA gene encoding diaminopimelate decarboxylase; protein product: MPERHIPLNRDELENLTEKYPTPFYLYDEKAIRKNAAYMNESFKWVPGGYKNYYAVKALPNPYVLEFIREEGMGFDCSSKAELLLAEKLGVRGEEIMFTSNDTPAEEYQKAMDLGAIINLDDISHIDYLNEHCGMPELICFRYNPGPLKKGNAIIGKPEEAKYGLTRDQLFEAYEQARSLGAKRFGLHTMVASNELDPDYFIETARMLFELVVELREKLDIQIEFVNLGGGIGIPYNPGENPVDLEKVSRGVKKHYDEIIVPGNAHPLNIVTENGRVVTGPYGYLVTRVIHEKHTYKDYVGTDASMANLMRPGMYGAHHEITVPGKNGAAEKTYDVTGSLCENNDKFAIDRRLPEIEVGDLLVIHDGGAHGHSMGFNYNGKLRCAEILLKADGSTRQIRRAENYDDLFATLDFSGLES